The following coding sequences lie in one Vibrio casei genomic window:
- a CDS encoding IS3 family transposase (programmed frameshift), giving the protein MPRYSEERKAAILKKLLPPHNKTIPEVAAEDHISEATLYNWRNKLRSEGKPVPGNQKNSEHWSAEAKFATVIETASLSETELSQYCRQKGLYPEQVKAWKLACISGAGQAEQSKKAEQTARRADKKRIRKLEAELHRKDKALAETAALLVLFKKAQGLVWERQRGGLTPLDMRETLLALFDEAVANGAPQYKAADLMQVPQRTLRRWRTSQGHVLPDLRPLAIRPEPKNKLSEKERQHILNVCNEADYANLPPSQIVPKLADQGEYIASESSIYRVLKDNDQLHHRGRTKPPQPTTEPASHVATKPNEIWTWDISYLPAKVRGLYWYLYMVIDIYSRKIVGWEVHDCECGTLASQLIERATFGERCFVKPHYLHSDNGAPMRSLTLRAKLDEMGIRTSFNRPGVSNDNAYSESLFRTAKYRPNYPEHGFETLADAREWILNFVNWYNNEHHHSAIKFVTPAERHRNLDTTVLAKRHTMYQQAKAKHPERWARETRDWSPVGSVTLNPKSADNNEHGGQKRAA; this is encoded by the exons ATGCCGAGATATTCCGAAGAAAGAAAAGCTGCCATCTTGAAGAAGCTACTGCCACCGCATAACAAAACCATTCCAGAAGTTGCTGCGGAGGATCACATCAGCGAAGCAACGTTATACAATTGGCGTAATAAACTCCGCTCCGAAGGTAAACCTGTGCCAGGTAATCAAAAAAATTCTGAACATTGGTCAGCTGAAGCCAAGTTCGCCACCGTCATCGAAACCGCCAGTTTGTCAGAAACTGAGCTTAGCCAGTATTGTCGCCAGAAAGGTTTGTACCCTGAACAAGTTAAAGCGTGGAAACTCGCTTGTATCAGCGGTGCGGGTCAAGCTGAGCAATCTAAGAAAGCAGAGCAGACAGCGCGTAGAGCGGATAAAAAGCGTATCCGAAAATTGGAAGCAGAGCTGCATCGTAAAGACAAAGCCCTGGCAGAAACGGCGGCGCTATTGGTGCTGT TCAAAAAAGCTCAAGGCCTTGTATGGGAGCGACAGCGAGGAGGACTGACTCCTCTCGATATGCGCGAGACATTGCTGGCGCTTTTTGATGAAGCGGTTGCTAATGGCGCGCCTCAGTACAAGGCTGCAGACCTTATGCAAGTTCCACAGCGAACCTTGCGCCGCTGGCGTACGTCACAGGGTCATGTGTTGCCCGATCTTCGTCCTCTGGCTATCAGACCAGAGCCCAAAAACAAGCTGTCAGAGAAAGAGCGTCAGCATATTTTGAATGTCTGCAATGAGGCCGACTATGCCAACTTACCCCCCAGTCAAATCGTGCCAAAACTGGCCGATCAGGGAGAATATATCGCCAGCGAGTCAAGCATATATCGTGTGCTGAAAGATAACGACCAACTGCATCATCGAGGACGGACGAAACCGCCACAGCCTACGACGGAGCCCGCTTCTCATGTGGCGACAAAGCCCAATGAGATCTGGACTTGGGATATCAGTTATCTGCCCGCGAAGGTTCGTGGTCTGTACTGGTACCTTTATATGGTCATTGATATCTACAGTCGCAAAATTGTGGGTTGGGAAGTCCATGACTGCGAATGCGGAACGCTTGCTTCTCAGCTGATTGAGCGAGCCACCTTCGGTGAACGCTGTTTCGTGAAGCCTCATTATTTACATTCTGACAACGGGGCTCCCATGAGGTCACTCACCTTGCGTGCAAAGCTTGATGAAATGGGCATCCGAACGTCCTTCAATCGTCCGGGCGTGAGTAATGACAATGCCTATTCAGAGTCATTGTTCCGTACAGCTAAGTACCGGCCTAACTATCCGGAGCATGGCTTCGAAACGCTGGCAGACGCACGTGAATGGATACTGAATTTTGTAAACTGGTACAACAACGAGCATCACCACAGCGCGATTAAGTTCGTCACTCCAGCAGAAAGACACAGAAACTTAGATACAACAGTGCTGGCGAAGCGACATACTATGTATCAGCAGGCGAAAGCCAAGCATCCTGAACGTTGGGCAAGGGAGACTCGCGACTGGTCACCCGTTGGTTCGGTAACACTCAACCCCAAAAGCGCAGACAATAATGAACATGGCGGTCAAAAAAGAGCCGCATAA
- a CDS encoding O-antigen ligase family protein: MKKSAILSYPYFLLVFILCGSVFLSFTPYIPTADMTSIFDNKRFFIILYILITAGALMVSSSLRSDIIQTGFQLPKRIQWILLTAIFFAFIADMSALYWYKSQAVFSYWLMLIIMTFILRTVVLEHQAFISRFYVWLTIMLFLSVFLFHFIANIYNVTPNLRYLFSFVNPRYINHVQIWLILPLFHVAWLRRNNQKSWFYCLPVILNFCLLFALDARGAFIASLSGIVLFAILTPTHRVEILKKLALFLAIGLAIKWLLFTPLPQYFLHGVWAEGQGEIRLSDSNRLHLWENAIQMISFWGYGGDTFVCNNDEVAHTTHNSILAIAIEWGVITALCYLTLLLMAFYRVCTTSSHNERVLGITMLSGFAYSFISSVLNTPISQGLAMISVALFWATIQQPKEESLGSINMKLTTSLSKVLHGLLMVVAISAITFIGHKTYMRIDHNQYRDQPLDYYMPQFWLEHNCKDAQPKLVIK; the protein is encoded by the coding sequence ATGAAAAAAAGCGCAATACTTTCATACCCATATTTCCTTTTAGTATTTATTTTATGTGGTTCCGTTTTTCTGAGTTTCACTCCGTACATTCCCACGGCTGACATGACCAGCATTTTTGATAACAAACGCTTTTTTATTATTTTATACATATTGATTACTGCTGGTGCTTTAATGGTTAGCAGCTCTCTTCGAAGCGATATCATACAGACAGGGTTTCAGCTACCTAAACGCATTCAATGGATACTACTAACCGCCATTTTTTTTGCCTTTATTGCAGATATGAGCGCTCTGTACTGGTACAAATCCCAAGCGGTATTTAGCTACTGGTTAATGCTCATTATCATGACCTTTATATTACGTACTGTAGTACTTGAGCACCAAGCCTTCATTTCTCGCTTTTATGTCTGGTTAACCATTATGTTGTTCTTGTCGGTTTTTCTTTTTCACTTTATTGCCAATATTTACAACGTCACCCCTAACCTGAGATACCTATTTAGCTTTGTGAATCCAAGGTATATTAACCATGTTCAAATTTGGCTAATTTTACCATTATTTCACGTCGCTTGGCTGCGTCGAAACAATCAAAAGTCTTGGTTTTATTGCCTTCCTGTCATTTTAAATTTTTGTTTATTGTTTGCTTTAGATGCACGAGGCGCATTTATTGCTAGCCTATCTGGCATTGTCCTTTTCGCGATACTCACACCAACTCATCGAGTTGAGATCCTAAAAAAATTAGCACTATTTTTAGCAATAGGACTTGCCATAAAATGGCTTTTATTTACCCCTTTACCACAATATTTTTTGCATGGAGTTTGGGCTGAAGGACAAGGTGAAATTCGCTTAAGCGATTCAAACCGCCTGCATTTATGGGAAAATGCCATCCAAATGATCAGTTTTTGGGGATATGGTGGGGATACTTTTGTTTGTAATAATGATGAAGTGGCACATACCACACATAACTCCATTCTTGCTATTGCGATTGAATGGGGAGTCATCACCGCTTTATGCTACCTAACATTACTACTAATGGCTTTTTATCGAGTTTGCACCACATCATCACACAATGAACGAGTACTCGGTATTACCATGCTATCGGGCTTTGCTTATAGCTTCATCTCAAGCGTCTTAAATACACCGATAAGCCAAGGATTAGCCATGATTTCCGTCGCGCTGTTTTGGGCGACTATTCAACAACCGAAAGAAGAATCACTCGGTTCAATCAATATGAAACTTACCACATCTCTTTCAAAGGTTCTGCATGGGCTATTAATGGTAGTTGCTATTTCTGCCATTACATTTATCGGCCATAAAACCTATATGCGAATTGACCATAACCAATATCGAGATCAACCACTCGATTACTATATGCCCCAATTTTGGTTAGAACATAATTGTAAAGATGCACAGCCTAAACTGGTTATAAAATAA